The genome window CGCAGAAAAATGCCATCAACAAATTGAGGACCACTTCTTCAAACCGGACTGAAGTGATGAATACATTTTGAAAATCATTTAACATATTTTAAACCCGTTTCTTTTTAAAACGCTGTATCTACAGGCGCTGCACAGCGACCAGATGAGCCCCCTCAACCGTCCACACCTCAGCGACAAACCACAGCTAAATATCTGTTTTTATTATTTTTTCGACTTCGTTTGAAATCTCCAGATATTGGCTTTTTTTCGCGTCGTTAAAAAAACCGTTGCCTATTTTCGGGGAGGATTTCGTCCGGCAGATGTGCGGAATCGGCGGGCCGAATTTATTGTGAGAATCAATGCAAATGGTGTATTTGGAAATCGCCTGGCGGCGTAATCCCAATTTTCCAATGATAAATTGCAGCCACTGCGGGTACGGTCCCTTTCCCTTTATTTCGAGGGTGAAGTAATTTGGCATGGCATAAACCGGATCATTTTCCGAATACAAACTGTCGATGTCGCACACCAGCGAGCTTCGCAAATTTTTGTCAAATGTAAGGCGCAGCGCACGATTAAATTTGTAAAAATAGGGCTCCCTGTCATAAATCACTTTGATTGTCGGTTTAAGCAAGAGTGCGTGCATGTAATAAAAGAATTTTCGGGCATCTGTTAGCGCACCGTTCTGTTTGTGGGACAACCCAACATATGTTCCAATGTCGCTGGTTGCCATTAACGATGACAGATTTTTGTATAACAACGGGGAACGGTTTTTGCTGATCGAGGAATCGTTTTTTCGCTTGATTTCCAGAAAGGTAACGGAATTATCTTGTTGGGTATCGTAACCGCGAATTCTCAGTTTTTTTCTAACACGCAATCCTTCAATTTTTTCGTGATAAAATCGCATGTCACTGGTGTCATAATAAATGCTGCGAACGGTATATGTATTATCCATTTGACCAGATGCAAACTTATCCACCGTCAAATAGTTTTGCATGTATTCGCGTAGCACATCAAGCTTTTCCACAGGCACTTTGTATTTGTGTTCAAATCTGGGCATATCCGCTACCTTGAGAACATTTTCTGAACGTATTTTCCAACATATTCAAGCGGTGTCAGTTGGACTCCTTCGATTTCGCAATTACAATATAAATAGGGCGCCAGCTCGGTTGCCGGGCTGTCAAATGCAGCAATGGCAGTAAACATCTGATTGCCGTTCAATATTCCGGTGTTCAAATTCAGTCGAATAATTTTTCCGGTAATTTCTTTGCCATCCTGCAAAACCGTTATTTTTGTGCCTTCGCCAATAGCGTGCCGTTCTGTCCATGGCACCGGAATCAGCAACAGAAAATCCTCTTCACCGGCCATCAGCAAGGTATCGGCGGCAAAGCTTTTGTATATTTTACCGGTGATGGTTGAATGGATTGTAAACTGGTTCAGCCGGTCTTCCAGCACCCGAATTTCTTTTTTGTAGCGCTCAATTTCCGATTTTACCAAATCAAGTTGTTCGGGTTTTGCGCCGGTGGCTACGGTCTGCAGCTTTGCAGATGCCAGTTCTGCTTCCAACCGGGAGATCCGGCTGGCGCTTTGCGATATTTCAATGGTTTCTTCCGATATCAGCTGCTGATCGTACAGCAATTTTTGGCGCTCAAACAGCCGTTCCTGCAGTTCCGCTTGCTCTTTGCTGAGCGCGGCAGCCTGGCGCGCTTCTCTGATAACAGCATCTTTTTCACCGGTGCGATAAAATTCGAGCGAGGCGTTGGCCATTTCCAGCATGCCTTGCAACTCGGCGAGGCGTCGCTCGATCTCATTGGATCGGATGTGCCCCACTTTATCGCCCATCGCGATACCGGATTTTGCCTTCAACGCCGGATTAATCTGGAAGTGGACAACATCGCCTCGTTCTACCTGAACGGCAAAATAATTTTCGGTAAAACCGGTGCGATGATCCTTTACGCTAGAGATCAGGCTGCCATCGGTATTTCGCTGGATGAGCCACTCGCGGGCAGGAATAATGCGGCCGATGCTCGAAATATCATAACTGATCGTGTATGGTGAAAAAACTAAACTTACGATTATAAAAATGACCAAAATTACAACGAATATGATCCAGTATTTTTGCTGATAAGATGTTTCCAATTGTTCTCCCGAAAATTAGCGCATTGCCCGAACCAGCTTTAATATTAAATAAGGCGTTGCACTAATACACATGGTTTTTCGAAATTCCTTTTTTTTATTCATTTAGACACGTTTTTTCCCAAAAAGCCATTATCGACTGAGTATATTTTTGGGGTATCCGATCAACTCTCCTGCTTTTTATTATCGAACCAAAAGCATTTTTATTGTGTCCGAGTAATAATTTCCAACATTGAGCGTTGCAAAATAAAAACCGCTTGGCAGGACATTGCCGAACCCGGTTTTTCCATCCCACTTGATTTCGAAAGTTCCGGCTGTTAAAGATCCGCTATACAGTTTACGTACTAGTTGACCGAGGCTGTTATGGATGAATATTTGCGTCTGGCTGTTGCCATCGCTGATTTGCGGTATATCAAACCGCAGCACAGTTTCCGGGTTAAAGGGGTTCGGGAAATTCGGATACAGTTTGAATGCTTTGGGAATATCCGGCGATGTGGAGCTGATGCCATTGCCATCTACAGTCAGTGTTGCAGAAATCGGCTGGTGGAATGTTTTTACACCGGCAAAATCGATGTCTGCCAGTTTATACCAGTAGGTTTGCCCGGCAACCACAACGTTATCGGTATAATTATATTCGTGTTCGGTGTTCGTATTGCCCTGACCTTCAAGCATCGGGTTATTTTGATAGCCAGCTATCATTTCGTATTCGCCGTCTTCCGCGATAGACCGGTAAATTTCAAAACCGGCGTTGTTGATTTCGCTTTGGGTCGCCCAGTTGAGGCTGATTTTGTTTTTCAGGGCTTCGACTGTAAAGCCGGTCAGGGATACCGGGAGGGAGATATCGCCCGAGCTATTGTAGTTTGGCACAATTATATCCCCATCTCCATCATTAAATCCGGAATTTGTTTGATCCCACGTAATACCAGAATTTTGATTTGGGTCTTGAACGGAAAAGTTTACAGTGCATAAATCAACAAAAACATCAATTGTTGGATTCCAAGCAAAGCTTACTGGAGTATATTCAATTTTAACTTGTAATTACATCCCAACCTGCCATTTCTTTGAACTAGTATGAAATAATTAGCAGAATTTATCAAATTTGATTAACCTGGCTACGAGTGTATCCATCTTGAAAGGAAAAGTTTAGCCAGTGCATAAATCCAACCAAAAACATCAATTGTAATTCCAAGCAAGATGTAACTGATTTATATTCATTTTAATTACCCCGAAAATGGACAAACGAAAGCATCATAAAATTGCAACCATTGAAACAAAAAAAGTAAATGGTAGATTTTTTCATTTGTATTTTCCTTTCAATTGATTGTAAGTTTGAATTATGGCACTTGAGAATATGCTCCGAAGCATTATTATACCAAATTGTGTAATCAGATGTGGTAACTTGTAATCTAAATCACAATAGAAGCAATTATAGCCTGATTGACCTACCTGAAAATCTGTTGTTTGTTACTCCTCATCCTGATTAAATTAAAATAGAAGTCAGAATCTCCACAATAAACCTCCAATTTGTCGCAAATCCAAACTTTACCCAATTATCTGTTCTTTAAAATTGAACTTCAAATTTAAAAACACCATCCTCAACTCTTGATTTCCTATATTTACATCCATTGTCTCAGCAAAATGGTTGAATGAAATCGTAAATTCTTTGCAAAAATATTTTGGCTTTCAGGCTAATAAAACCAGCAGTTAAAGAAGGAATACCTGAAAAACCCTCGCTATTATAATTAAAATAGAAGTCAGAATCTCCTAAACCTCCAATTTGTCCAAATCCATTTACCCAATTATCTGTTCTTTTAAATTGAACTTCAAATTTAAAAACACCATCCTCAACTCTTGGATTTCCTATATTTACATCCATTGTCTCAGCAAAAATGGTTGAAGAAAAAGTAAATAAAACCATCATAAAAATGGTATTTGACAATTTCATTTTTATCCTCTTTCAGAATTAAATTAAGGAACCTGCGTATTTGCATCTCTATTTGACAACGCCATATTAGCATCACTAATCGTTACGATTCCCGAAAGATTGTAATCATACACAGAGTATCCGACAAAATCTCTGTTTGACAATGCATCATTCCGGTCAGCGATCGTAATGATTCCAGAATTGTTACCTTCTCCGGCATACAAACCCCATACACCAACGTCCACAGTTACTGCTCCGTCTGAGCCATAGTAGCTTTTCGAATCGCCGGTATAATCATACAAACTGCTGTTTTCTGTTAAGCTAACGGCATTGGTGCTCATCACCGCCAGGTGGTTTCGATGCTTAATTACCACGTAATAATCACCCTCTGCGGCATCGAGCGTAACGGATTCCGTGGTGCCGTCGTCATCCACGAGCAGCCCGTCATTCCGCAGCAAAACGCTTTTGGACACAACTGCGGCACCGGTTGGCGTGCTGCGTAATTCGACCAACACCCAATCTGTAATGTTTGCAGGCATCGACACAACGTTGCGCGGATTGGCTTTATACGGCGCTGCCAGCGGCAGATAACCGGAAGTATTTAATGTGGTTGTCATCAGCCCGGTGCCGGAATCGTAAGCGCCTTGCAGAAATATTTTGGCTTTCAGGCTTACCGTTGGGCTTTGGGCAATGGTAAAATTGACCTGATCTTTTGCACTCCAATTGCCGCTATCCAAAACTCTTGTGGTAATTGTTGTTGAGTCCGTAATACTAATGGGCGAGGAATACGCAGTTGCGTTTCCGGAAATGCCGCCATTTACTGCTCTCGGATCTGTTCCATCAGTCGTGTAATAAATGGTGCCTGACCCATTGGGATTGCTCAACGTTACGGTAAAACCGCTTGCAACAGCACCACCACGTTTGTTAAACGTCGGTGGATCAATATCCGGGTAATAACCTTCGGTGCGCAGCGCGGTAATAAACTGCGCTACGTTTCCGTCCATCAACGCGGCGATGGCATCCACCTCTGCCTGCCAGTGAATATCACGTTTAAACAGTGGCTCATCTCTAACTTCCATTGCGTCGCCCCATTTGGCGGATTCGGCGATCATCGCATCCCGCACATATTGATTGAGGGTATTCCAACGCGCCAGAGAAGCGGAATCGGTGAGCACACCATCGTTAAAGCAGTGCATATACACTCTGTCTGCAAAGTGCGTCATAAATTCGGAGCTTTCGCGAAGCGCAACCCAGATTTTGGATTGAAAATCACTTTCTGTTGAACCGGCTCTGTGATCCGGATGCACCCATGCACCGCTTACATCATCAAAATCCTTGGTAACATCCCAAGACCATTCTGAATCCCAACTGTAAAAGCGATAGGGTCCAGCAGGACTATTTTGATTTCCACCCCAATAATTTTTTCCGGGCCAGTCTGTCACCGCACCAAACCAATTCAACATCATGTAATCTATAAAATTATCGATATCGAGATATTCCTGCATCTCCGCATAGTTGGCAGCATTGGACATATTCATATTTACTAAATCTGACGCCAAATGATTAAACCGTGTTGCATCACCAGAGATGGTGCCGTCGTGATTCATGGCGTACCAATCTTCCTCATTACCGCCAAAATATTCGGAGCTGAAAAATTGATCCGGACGTTCTACCGGATTATAAAGTCCCCAGTAGATTCCATTTATGTAAAGATGAACAAAATTGCCATGAGCGCCATATCCTGTCATGGCGATTTGGGTATCGCGGAACCATTGGTCTTCTGTGTAGGTCGTTTCTTCCGGATTCCATTTGCGCGCCCACGAACGGTTATTACCGCCACGGAGCACAATACGTTTCTGGTCTTTATCCGCTGTGCTGCCGTTCAGCGGTGCGTCACGGAAAATATTTGTATTCCAGGTTGCTGAACCGTATTCGGATTTGAAACTTAAACGGAGGGAGCGCTTCAGGCGATCGTGGCTGTGCCCTTCAATGCCGCAATCCTGCTGATCGTTTCTGTTGGGATTGTGAAAATCCAAATATTCCATAGAAACGCGTTGCTCAATATCGCCATCATCAGCATCGTAAAAGTGATCTTCACCAAATAAGCTGTCGGGATCCAACGAAATGATCATCGATGGAATATCCGTCAACCCTTTAATGATGCTCCCGCTGTACGCCGGATCATTCACAATTGTCGGATCCATTTCGTAATCGTGGTAAGCTTCCGGATCATTACTGCCCACACTGTACATTTGAACCGGATATCCATCGATATTATACGGCTGCTGGATCACATCATCCAGGAAAAGATAAGAATGGGTTTCCACCCGGGTTGGCTGATAACCGGTTTGATATGCCGCAGCGCGCAAAACGGTTGTCGTATTAATCGTAATGGCTCCGCTGTAAACACTGCCGTTGGACGGCGTGGGTTTGCTGCCATCGAGCGTATAGCGGATTTCTACATTGGGTGTAGTAGTAGAAATTGTTACATCAAATGATGTTTCATAAAAACCGCGTTCCGGTGAAATGGTTAATGGGTCGATCGGTAATGTGCCGTCTGTATTTGCGGAGCCGGGTGTGGGCACATCAAAAAATTGGAGCACATTGTTAAAATAGCCGTAGGAAATATCCGAGGCTTGCGGTGGAAAGGGAGCGTATTCGGAAACAACAACCGTTCCGTTCGGCTGAACCAGACCCAGATATTCACCACCGGCACTCAGTTTAAAATTGGTGTGCAGTTCGCTGCCGGTGCGGTTTTTGTCCGAGGCAAAAACAACCAGATAGCCACCTGCCGGAATCACCCGCGACGGAAACTGCCATTGAACAAGATTGTTATCGCTGTCTGTCAAATACCAGTTTTCCAGATTTATCGCTTCTGCGCCCGTGTTGTGAATTTCAAGCCAATCCGAATACTCGCCATCTTCATCCTGCAGCGTTGTTTGGTTGCTGGCCATAAATTCGCTGATTTCCAGATCCATCGGGAAATATTCTTTGATGAAAATTGTGAATGGCTTATCAACAAATGACTCATCATCATATATAGCACGCACGGTAATTTGATGACTGGTGTCTGCATCAAAATCCAGCAAATTGGTGTTGGCGACCCGTAATTCATCATCAACGATTTTAAAGCGTCCACCGGCGTCGTCAATCAGGGAATATGTAACAGACGCTGTGGTTTCCAAATCGGTGGCAATTATAGTTGCGATATAAAAATCATTGGGTCTGTTTTCTGTGACATCATCATCCGTTAGCACAATATCGACAGTGCCAGCAGCATTTACCGCACCGGGAGAAGGTGTTGCAAAATATGCCAAACCGCTGCCCAAAACGCCGAATGACACATCACCGGCCTGAATAGGGAACGATGGAGTGTATTCATATTCGATAATTGTCGTATCCGGTCGGACGAGTGCCAGATATTCACCGTCTGCAGTCAGTCTAAAATTGGTGTGCAGTTGCGGCGATGTCAGGTTTTTGTTCGAAGCAAAAACGATCAAATACCCACCGGATGCCAACGAAATTGCCGGAAACGCCCATTTGGATAAACGCGTGGAATCATCAGTAAGATACCAACCGGTAAGGTCCACCGTGGATGGACCGGCATTGTATAATTCCAGCCAGTCCGAATATTCATTATCATTATCCACAAGAGTAGAATTGTTATTTGCCATAAATTCGTTAATTCGAACACCGGTTTGTGCAGCCACCGGTACAACCGACTGTAAAAACAGCGTTGCCAATACAACAAGTGCAGCACATCGACAACCGGTTACAAAATTCATTCGGAGATCAAAGTAGTTTTGAGGCTTCATGCTAAGATCCTTTGTTTCACCTGAATTAAAGGTTAGCTCTTTCGCGTAATCGTTATAAACAGTATAGTAATTCAGGCATTATCTTTTGTGATTATCTTCTCATAAATTAAATTTCAATTAGAAAAAGATTTAAAAATTGAACAGCTTTTGAATGCTTTTTGCTACATGTCGGAGATATTTATTAAGTTTTTTGTTTCTATTTTTTATTTGAAAGCAAACCAAATTCCAATATTGCATTACATAAAAAAAAGCACCCACATTTATCACCAACAGACCAATTGCTGATAAATGGATGTTTCTATTACAAACAATTATTGTGATAGTGTTTAGAAATGAAAAAGACCCTAACGACTTCGATATGGCACGCTGCTAACAATGAACAGCATCGATCATTAAACTTGCCCGGATTAACGGCTTTAGTTGATTCGATATTCCGGGCATAACAAAATATTTTCAGCGTGATTTTTGGCGAACCACACCGGATTTTTTGGCCCTAAAACCAGACAGTTTGGGCAATGTTCGACAACGTGAACGATGTCCGCAAAGTGCCGCCGGAATAAGTGCCGCCCGTATACACACCGTCTTTCAGTGTACCGGTTGAGCTTCCGCCGGTATATACACGGTATGTTGTGCCGGTGTTGAGATCGGCGCTGGAAAAGATGATCGAATAATACTGCCGTGTCGGCGCAAACGTTACCAGATTATTACCGCTGGCATCTTCCAGATGGAACAGGGTTCCTGCCGAAATAACCTGATTGGTCCTGAGCAATACCGAATATTGGGAAGAGGACTGAACCGGTCCCTCCGTCATATCCGAATTTGTGCCGGATGCAACCATAAAACCGCCGTTGACAACAAAATCGCCGTTGACATCAACACCAACCTCCGACGAAGATTGTGGACCGTGTATAATGATAATGCCGCCATTAATAAAAATATCGCCATTACTGTCCAGCGCATCGCCGTTGGTTGTGTTCACAAAAACGTAGCCATCGTTTATTGTCAGATGGCTTCCGTCATATTGCGAGCCATCAAACCCAAAAGTCGGGTTGATGCCATCTTCGCTTGCGTTTATATGAATTTCTCCACCGTTGATATTTATTCCGGGTGATTCCATCCCTTCAAGCGAATTTGTGATATTGATAACACCAAGGTTGATGGTGAGCGAAATTTTGGATTCGAGACCGACATCTGTAGATGAGATAGTCATATTTGCATTTTCGATAACAATGGCGTTATCAGCCGAAACCGCTTTGGCTTCTGCGTATTCACCGGAACTTCCCGGAACAATGGTAATCGGATTTCCGGTTGTTGTGATGCTAATTGATGGCACCGATACCGGATTACCAATATTCAGTTGCCCATCAACCGAAATTCCTTTACCGGCGTCTCCCGAATGGCTCAGCGTTACCACACCGCCAACAAGATTTATGTTGGCATCTGCTTTAATGCACGGACCGTGATATGCGTCCGGATTGCCCAGTTGATTCGTATAAGCCTCGCCATCCCCGGTGGATGTGATGGTAAGTGTTCCGGAATTCATATGGACGCTGCCATCACTCGAAATGCCTCTGCCTGCCTTGCCGGATGTGTTGATCGTGATGTTGCAATTGTCAATCTGAACGTTTGTTTCCGCCGAAATTGCCGTACAATAAGAAGGATCGAAACCGGCACCCGATGCGCTCAACACCGCATCACCGGTCGTATTGATATTCAGTGTGCCGCCGGTAATTTTAACATCTTGTTTGGAATACAAACCCAGCGCCCGATCGCCATCCACAGTGATGTTTATTGTGCCACCGGATATGTGCATGGTGCTATCGCATTTCAACGCAATATTCCCTAAAGTCGAGTTCAGGACTGTAACAACTCCGTCGGTGATTTCTATTACACCGTCGCTGCCATCAATCCCGTCTCCGTCAGAAGTAACATGCACAATTCCACCATTCATAAAAAAGCCGTCATTCGTGTGTATACCGTCTTTCACGGCGCTGTTGACGATGATATTTCCATCATTAACTTCAATGTAGTCATCGCTTCTGAGACCATGTTCATCATTTCCAAAACCGTTGATTGTCAAATTCCCGGAACCTTCAAAAATCAGTTGGCCTTCGCTAAAAAAAGCCGCATCCTGATCTTCATTATTCGGCGGTGTCGCATAATTAACGCCGTCTGTTAACACATTTGTTGTTCCGCCCGCAAGATGAACGGTAATTCTTTTTCCGGTTTGCACATTAATTGCGGGTCCATCCGGATTGGTAATCTGAACACCATTCAAATACAACTCCAGCCGTAAATCGGAATAAATTTTAAACATCCCGTCGCTGGTTGATCCGGATAATGCATATCTGATATTGCTGATGCCGGAATTGGCATTCACAGTTACATTGGCACCGGAGACATTCACCTGCACACCGAGAGAATCCAGCGGATTTTCCACCGTCACGCTTGAGCCGTTGTATGTGATATAAACGGTCGAGTCTATGCTGTTGTCAAAAGTGATGCTGTCGATATCCGAAAGTGCAAATTCTGTTAAATTCTGCGAGGTTCGAAAATAAGCAAAAGTGCCGGCATCGTTAAAAAATACGCTGTCGATATCTGAAATCAGCAGTTGAACAATGCCTGTTTGCGAATGAATATTGAGTTTCGCCTGAGCGCTGACAGCATTTGTATTGCCACCAATGCCCGGAAGACCGAAGGTAATGTTGTCAATATCAGAAAGTGTAAATTGTTCAAGCCCGCCGGTTTTTTTGGTAACATCAACCG of Calditrichia bacterium contains these proteins:
- a CDS encoding polyphosphate polymerase domain-containing protein, which gives rise to MPRFEHKYKVPVEKLDVLREYMQNYLTVDKFASGQMDNTYTVRSIYYDTSDMRFYHEKIEGLRVRKKLRIRGYDTQQDNSVTFLEIKRKNDSSISKNRSPLLYKNLSSLMATSDIGTYVGLSHKQNGALTDARKFFYYMHALLLKPTIKVIYDREPYFYKFNRALRLTFDKNLRSSLVCDIDSLYSENDPVYAMPNYFTLEIKGKGPYPQWLQFIIGKLGLRRQAISKYTICIDSHNKFGPPIPHICRTKSSPKIGNGFFNDAKKSQYLEISNEVEKIIKTDI
- a CDS encoding lamin tail domain-containing protein, with product MKPQNYFDLRMNFVTGCRCAALVVLATLFLQSVVPVAAQTGVRINEFMANNNSTLVDNDNEYSDWLELYNAGPSTVDLTGWYLTDDSTRLSKWAFPAISLASGGYLIVFASNKNLTSPQLHTNFRLTADGEYLALVRPDTTIIEYEYTPSFPIQAGDVSFGVLGSGLAYFATPSPGAVNAAGTVDIVLTDDDVTENRPNDFYIATIIATDLETTASVTYSLIDDAGGRFKIVDDELRVANTNLLDFDADTSHQITVRAIYDDESFVDKPFTIFIKEYFPMDLEISEFMASNQTTLQDEDGEYSDWLEIHNTGAEAINLENWYLTDSDNNLVQWQFPSRVIPAGGYLVVFASDKNRTGSELHTNFKLSAGGEYLGLVQPNGTVVVSEYAPFPPQASDISYGYFNNVLQFFDVPTPGSANTDGTLPIDPLTISPERGFYETSFDVTISTTTPNVEIRYTLDGSKPTPSNGSVYSGAITINTTTVLRAAAYQTGYQPTRVETHSYLFLDDVIQQPYNIDGYPVQMYSVGSNDPEAYHDYEMDPTIVNDPAYSGSIIKGLTDIPSMIISLDPDSLFGEDHFYDADDGDIEQRVSMEYLDFHNPNRNDQQDCGIEGHSHDRLKRSLRLSFKSEYGSATWNTNIFRDAPLNGSTADKDQKRIVLRGGNNRSWARKWNPEETTYTEDQWFRDTQIAMTGYGAHGNFVHLYINGIYWGLYNPVERPDQFFSSEYFGGNEEDWYAMNHDGTISGDATRFNHLASDLVNMNMSNAANYAEMQEYLDIDNFIDYMMLNWFGAVTDWPGKNYWGGNQNSPAGPYRFYSWDSEWSWDVTKDFDDVSGAWVHPDHRAGSTESDFQSKIWVALRESSEFMTHFADRVYMHCFNDGVLTDSASLARWNTLNQYVRDAMIAESAKWGDAMEVRDEPLFKRDIHWQAEVDAIAALMDGNVAQFITALRTEGYYPDIDPPTFNKRGGAVASGFTVTLSNPNGSGTIYYTTDGTDPRAVNGGISGNATAYSSPISITDSTTITTRVLDSGNWSAKDQVNFTIAQSPTVSLKAKIFLQGAYDSGTGLMTTTLNTSGYLPLAAPYKANPRNVVSMPANITDWVLVELRSTPTGAAVVSKSVLLRNDGLLVDDDGTTESVTLDAAEGDYYVVIKHRNHLAVMSTNAVSLTENSSLYDYTGDSKSYYGSDGAVTVDVGVWGLYAGEGNNSGIITIADRNDALSNRDFVGYSVYDYNLSGIVTISDANMALSNRDANTQVP
- a CDS encoding carbohydrate-binding domain-containing protein, which codes for MTRRILPLLCVVFITMLSVAQTVDVTKKTGGLEQFTLSDIDNITFGLPGIGGNTNAVSAQAKLNIHSQTGIVQLLISDIDSVFFNDAGTFAYFRTSQNLTEFALSDIDSITFDNSIDSTVYITYNGSSVTVENPLDSLGVQVNVSGANVTVNANSGISNIRYALSGSTSDGMFKIYSDLRLELYLNGVQITNPDGPAINVQTGKRITVHLAGGTTNVLTDGVNYATPPNNEDQDAAFFSEGQLIFEGSGNLTINGFGNDEHGLRSDDYIEVNDGNIIVNSAVKDGIHTNDGFFMNGGIVHVTSDGDGIDGSDGVIEITDGVVTVLNSTLGNIALKCDSTMHISGGTINITVDGDRALGLYSKQDVKITGGTLNINTTGDAVLSASGAGFDPSYCTAISAETNVQIDNCNITINTSGKAGRGISSDGSVHMNSGTLTITSTGDGEAYTNQLGNPDAYHGPCIKADANINLVGGVVTLSHSGDAGKGISVDGQLNIGNPVSVPSISITTTGNPITIVPGSSGEYAEAKAVSADNAIVIENANMTISSTDVGLESKISLTINLGVINITNSLEGMESPGININGGEIHINASEDGINPTFGFDGSQYDGSHLTINDGYVFVNTTNGDALDSNGDIFINGGIIIIHGPQSSSEVGVDVNGDFVVNGGFMVASGTNSDMTEGPVQSSSQYSVLLRTNQVISAGTLFHLEDASGNNLVTFAPTRQYYSIIFSSADLNTGTTYRVYTGGSSTGTLKDGVYTGGTYSGGTLRTSFTLSNIAQTVWF